In Armatimonadota bacterium, the genomic stretch ATCAAAAAACGGTTCTGAAGCTGATGGTGATGCAGCGCGACGAGGCCGGATTCGATCCCGAACCATTTTTGAGGAGCAAGGTTGCAGAGTCGTTCTCTGAGGAAGTCAGGTTGCGGGTGGCGGCGACCTGGGGCATGGTGCAGATAACGTTTGAAGCATTTGACCCGGCAGTGCACCCTGCGCTCGATTTTCTTTTGCTGGTTGCGCGAAGAATCGCCGAGCGCACCGAGGGAGTGATCGCCGACCCGATATGTCAGCGGTATTTGCTCCCGGAGCAGCTGATTCAGCGTCCGAGATGGACTCCGGCCTATGATTCGCGCGAACATATCGCCATCAAGATTGAGCCGGACGGGGGTTATGTTTACACGCTAGGATTGCTGAAGTTTCATCATCCCGAGCTTGAAATTTCTGGGGTCTCGAACCCTGCCAGCGCGGAGCAGGCGTTGCTGTCGGTTTGCCAGCAGATTCTAGCGGGGAATCCGATCGCTGCCGGAGACCGAGTGAAAGTTGGGGACCACATGTTATCGGCGGGTCACACTACGCGGCCATCAAAATGGGATGGATTGCCGGTTTTGGAATTGCTGCCGCCGCCCGGGCAGAACATGGCATCGCTGTTTCCGTAGAACGAATAATCATGCGAGAAGAATTTGTTTCGATTTTGGAGGCACTGGACGAAAGCGCTCTGTCTGGTTATGATTTTCGCCAGCTAGCCATGGATCAGCTCTCGTTTTTGGACGAATACAAGTGGTCTGGCGTGTACGTTCTTGTCGGAGAGACGCTCTTTTTGGATGCCTACAACGGTGATGCGCCGGAGCACAAGGAAATTCCGGTCGGTCGGGGCGTTTGCGGAAGTGCAGTCAGCGAAAATCGCAACAAAATCATTGAGGATGTGCGCACCGAATCGAATTATCTTGCATGTTCAGTGCTTACTAGGAGCGAAATCGTGGTGCTCATTAAGCAGAATGACGAAATCCTAGGGCAAATCGACATTGACGGGCACAAAGTTGGTGCGTTTACGAGCGAGGATGAGGCGTTTCTGAGCCAGATGGCTCAACGACTTGCCGATCGGTGGGATTGATCGCGCATTCGGTGGGGAGGTTCATCCACTTCGAGACTCGGTGGCGATTTTTTGCGATCCATTTATAAACAAGGCGCGATGGCCAGATGAGCGGAACGGCTCCAAACAAGTACGCAAGCGGCTTCAGTCGCGAGTGCTTGAGAATGAAGAAAACCGCGTCGGCACCTCCGATCCACCTTCCGTCGGACGTGAAGACGCGCACTTCGCGGCGAGCCACTTGATCAGAAAACCCAGGTAGATCGCCCGCTCGAAAACTGGGAACAGCG encodes the following:
- a CDS encoding GAF domain-containing protein — its product is MREEFVSILEALDESALSGYDFRQLAMDQLSFLDEYKWSGVYVLVGETLFLDAYNGDAPEHKEIPVGRGVCGSAVSENRNKIIEDVRTESNYLACSVLTRSEIVVLIKQNDEILGQIDIDGHKVGAFTSEDEAFLSQMAQRLADRWD
- a CDS encoding DUF393 domain-containing protein — encoded protein: MNRVEHSVHRIVYDADCGFCQASVDGLLKRVPAGSFIAVPSFRAGDLPGFSDQVARREVRVFTSDGRWIGGADAVFFILKHSRLKPLAYLFGAVPLIWPSRLVYKWIAKNRHRVSKWMNLPTECAINPTDRQVVEPSGSETPHPRS